Below is a window of Jatrophihabitans sp. DNA.
ATCGCCCGCAACAACTTGCTCAAGTGCGCCCTGTTCGGCAACGACCCGAACTGGGGGCGGGTGCTCGCGGCGATCGGCGTCACCACCGCGGCGTTCGAGGCCGACCGGCTCGACGTCAGCATGAACGGCGTCGAAGTCTGCCGCGCCGGCGCGGCCGGCGAGAGTCGGGACAAGGTCGATCTCAGCGGGCGCCTGATCCGAATCGACGTCGCGCTGCACGCGGGCGCGGCCAGCGCCACCATCTACACCAACGACCTCTCCCACGCCTACGTCGAAGAGAACTCGGCGTACTCCTCATGAGCCAGCCGTCACAGCCCTTCAAGCCGGCGGCGACTCATGAGGTGGCCGCACAGCAGGCCGCCACCCTGATCGACGCGCTGCCCTGGTTGCGGCGCTTCTCGGGCAAGGTCGTGGTGATCAAGTACGGCGGCAACGCCATGCTCACGCCGCAGTTGCAGCGCGGCTTCGCCGAGGATGTGACGTTCCTGCGCTACGCCGGAGTGCGGCCGGTAGTCGTGCACGGCGGTGGCCCGCAGATCACCGAGCACCTGCGGCTGCTGGGCATCCCGAGCGAGTTCCGAGGCGGCCTGCGGGTCACCACACCCGAGGCGATGCGGGTGGTGCGAATGGTGCTGGTCGGGCAGGTCAACGGCGACGTCGTGAATCTGATCAATGAGCACGGCCCATTCGCCGTCGGGCTGTCCGGTGAGGACGCCGGCATGCTCAGAGCCGAGCGGCGGCCGGCTCTGGTCGACGGCGTGCCGGTGGACGTCGGACAGGTCGGCGATGTGGTGGCGGTCGATCCCAGCGCGGTGACCGCGCTGCTGGACGCCGGCCGGATCCCGGTGATCGCCAGCGTGGCGCGAGGTTCGGACGGGTTGTCCTACAACGTCAATGCCGACACCGCCGCCGCCTCGCTGGCAGCCGCGCTGGGCGCTGAGAAGTTGGTCGTGCTCACCGACGTCGCCGGGCTGTACGCGGACTGGCCGCACAGCAGCGAGGTCATCAGCCAGATCAGCGCCGGCCAGCTGAAGGCGCTGCTGCCCAGCCTGACCGCCGGGATGGCGCCGAAGATGGAGGCCTGCCTGCGGGCGGTCCAGGCCGGCGTGCCGGCGGCGACCGTCATGGACGGACGTACGCCGCACGCGTTGCTGTTGGAGATCTTCACCACCGAGGGGACAGGAACCATGGTGCTGCCAGACTCGGCCCCGACCCGACCGGACGCCGTTGCCGCGGACCGGGCGCGCTCATGACCAACCGATTGCTGGCCAAGCGCTGGGCCGGGGTGATGATGGACAACTACGGCACGCCGCGGCTGGCGATCGCGGCCGGCCGCGGGGTCCGGGTGAGCGACGTCGAGGGCGCCAGCTACCTCGACTTCTACGCCGGCGTCGCGGTCTCCTCATTGGGTCACGCCCATCCCGCGGTCGTGGCGGCGGTCAGCGAGCAAGTGGCCGCGGTGGCGCACACCTCGAACCTGATGATGCACGAGCCGGGCATCCGGCTGGCCGAGCGGCTGCAGTCTCTGACGGGTGACCCGACAGCCCGGGTGTTCTTCGCCAACGACGGCGCCGCGGCCAACGAGTGCGCCCTGAAGCTGAGCAGGCTCTACGGCCGGTCAATGGACCCCGGCGGTGCCCGGCTGGGCTTGGTGGCCGCCCGCGGCAGCTTTCACGGCCGCACCATGGGAGCGCTGTCGGTCACCGGCAATCCGGCCAAGCGCGAGCCGTTCGAGCCGCTGCCGGGACCGGTCGCCTTCGTCGACTACGGCGACGTCCAGGCATTGCGGGCGGCGGTGGACGGCAGCGTCGCGGCGGTCTTCTTGGAGCCCACCCTGGGCGAGGGCGGGGTGGTCCCCGCGCCGGAGGGCTACCTGCGGGCGGCCCGTCAGATCTGCGACGAGGCCGGCGCTCTGCTGGTGATCGATGAGGTCCAGTCCGGCATCGGGCGCACCGGGCAGTGGTTCGCCAGCATCGCGGCCGGAGTGGTCCCCGACATCCTCACCCTGGCCAAGGGCCTCGGCGGCGGGTTGCCGATTGGCGCCTGCATCGGTTTCGGCAAGGCGGCCGGGCTGTTCATCCCGGGCGCCCACGGCAGCACCTTCGGAGGCAACCCGGTGTGCTGCGCGGCTGCGCTGGCGGTGCTGGACACCATCGAGCGGGACGACCTGCTGCG
It encodes the following:
- a CDS encoding acetylornithine transaminase, translated to MTNRLLAKRWAGVMMDNYGTPRLAIAAGRGVRVSDVEGASYLDFYAGVAVSSLGHAHPAVVAAVSEQVAAVAHTSNLMMHEPGIRLAERLQSLTGDPTARVFFANDGAAANECALKLSRLYGRSMDPGGARLGLVAARGSFHGRTMGALSVTGNPAKREPFEPLPGPVAFVDYGDVQALRAAVDGSVAAVFLEPTLGEGGVVPAPEGYLRAARQICDEAGALLVIDEVQSGIGRTGQWFASIAAGVVPDILTLAKGLGGGLPIGACIGFGKAAGLFIPGAHGSTFGGNPVCCAAALAVLDTIERDDLLRNVQRCGAALEAGLRALDSPLIQHVRGSGLWFGVVLTCDSAAAVEQAAQERGLLVNPVQPNVVRLAPPLIVTESEVQEALQALRGALEAVHADQQADKRADKRADEADSRE
- the argB gene encoding acetylglutamate kinase — encoded protein: MSQPSQPFKPAATHEVAAQQAATLIDALPWLRRFSGKVVVIKYGGNAMLTPQLQRGFAEDVTFLRYAGVRPVVVHGGGPQITEHLRLLGIPSEFRGGLRVTTPEAMRVVRMVLVGQVNGDVVNLINEHGPFAVGLSGEDAGMLRAERRPALVDGVPVDVGQVGDVVAVDPSAVTALLDAGRIPVIASVARGSDGLSYNVNADTAAASLAAALGAEKLVVLTDVAGLYADWPHSSEVISQISAGQLKALLPSLTAGMAPKMEACLRAVQAGVPAATVMDGRTPHALLLEIFTTEGTGTMVLPDSAPTRPDAVAADRARS